In the genome of Populus nigra chromosome 9, ddPopNigr1.1, whole genome shotgun sequence, one region contains:
- the LOC133702989 gene encoding uncharacterized protein LOC133702989 isoform X3, producing MPSFKMKTNLNMSSIRETNCLSVCQKSNVISKKSYSHVSVSQQPAEFDKCVQKCQDGCVASSMEIYTQEGDIKNNEAVDLQDLPRDGNSQFLKQLPISVDSGTTGDIESIYNFASNLETIFSPVLEPIEVLSVPNIDDGAGNNNDHYVPGLGPDDSDYDRSSRDYQTGNISDFFISDMIIASLPFGESAAVNDFTDANPFLDYKCAEPSMLFDVAEECMILPFLKDTAKVSDSNDMKSSEEAMIDSDNSGLYLAINQIRSCDQESDLITESDQAEDFDPQFFIRNLPELSDVVSNFRPSISPKEPCRRKSITLVLDLDETLVHSTLEHCDDADFTFTVFFNMKEHTVYVKQRPHVHTFLERVAEMFEVVIFTASQSIYAAQLLDMLDPDRKLISRRIYRESCIFSDGSYTKDLTVLGVDLAKVAIIDNSPQVFRLQVNNGIPIKSWFSDSSDCALISLLPFLETLVDADDVRPIIAKRFGHLRNILDYLLMESIGTSGYFAIFSRHFVDTEICYRMDSADSSHYEFTKQC from the exons atgcCATCATTCAAAATGAAGACCAACCTAAACATGAGTTCTATAAGAGAAACAAATTGTCTTAGTGTGTGTCAAAAGTCAAATGTAATATCCAAAAAATCATACTCCCATGTCTCAGTTTCTCAACAACCTGCAGAGTTCGACAAGTGTGTTCAGAAATGTCAGGATGGCTGTG TTGCTTCGAGTATGGAAATATACACACAGGAGGGggacattaaaaataatgaagctGTTGATCTGCAAGACTTGCCCCGTGATGGTAATTCTCAGTTTCTGAAGCAGCTACCAATCTCTGTAGATTCTGGCACAACTGGGGATATT GAATCCATTTATAACTTTGCATCAAACTTGGAGACAATTTTTTCTCCTGTTCTGGAGCCCATTGAAGTCCTCAGTGTGCCAAATATTGATGATGGTGCAG GGAATAACAACGATCATTATGTGCCAGGTTTGGGTCCTGATGACAGTGATTATGATAGAAGTTCACGTGATTATCAAACTGGCAACATATCGGATTTCTTTATTTCTGACATGATTATTGCTAGCTTACCATTTGGTGAGAGTGCTGCTGTCAATGATTTCACCGATGCAAATCCTTTTCTTGATTACAAGTGCGCTGAGCCAAGTATGTTGTTTGATGTGGCTGAGGAGTGCATGATACTACCTTTTCTCAAGGATACTGCCAAAGTGAGCGACTCCAATGATATGAAATCAAGTGAAGAAGCCATGATAGATTCAGATAACAGTGGTTTGTATCTAGCCATTAATCAGATAAGATCTTGTGACCAGGAATCTGATCTAATCACTGAATCAGACCAAGCAGAAGACTTTGATCCTCAGTTCTTTATCAGAAATTTGCCGGAATTATCTGACGTGGTTTCAAATTTCCGGCCCTCTATCAGCCCAAAGGAGCCTTGCAGAAGAAAGTCCATAACCCTGGTGCTTGATTTGGatg AAACACTTGTCCACTCAACATTGGAACATTGCGATGATGCGGACTTCACCTTTACTGTGTTTTTCAATATGAAAGAGCACACAGTGTATGTAAAACAGAGGCCTCACGTCCACACTTTCTTGGAGAGAGTTGCAGAGATGTTTGAAGTTGTTATCTTCACAGCTAGCCAGAGCATCTATGCAGCACAGCTTTTGGACATGCTGGATCCTGATAGAAAGCTTATATCTCGGCGGATTTATCGTGAATCGTGCATTTTTTCAGATGGAAGTTACACAAAAGATTTGACAGTTTTAGGTGTTGATCTTGCCAAAGTTGCCATAATTGATAATTCTCCACAG GTTTTCAGGTTGCAAGTAAATAATGGGATTCCTATTAAGAGCTGGTTTAGTGATTCATCAGATTGCGCGCTAATTTCATTACTACCCTTCTTAGAGACCCTGGTCGATGCTGATGATGTCCGGCCCATCATTGCAAAGAGATTTG